In Burkholderia gladioli, a genomic segment contains:
- a CDS encoding cobyrinate a,c-diamide synthase, whose translation MLRCPALLIGASGSGQGKTSITAGLARLHRRLGRRVRVFKTGPDFLDPMILARASGAEVHSLDLGMVGEDGCRALLAQAAAEADLILIEGVMGLFDGTPSSADLACRFGVPVAAVISGKSVAQTFGALAFGLARFRPGLPFHGVLANRVGSERHAALLRASMPEDIRWLGHLPADPGIALPERHLGLHQAADIADLDARLERAADAMARTSLAELPPEVAFASPAQPAPLPRWLEGLRVAVARDAAFSFLYPANLALLEALGASLDFFSPLADEALPDCDALYLPGGYPELHAARLAANRRSAAGIASHVAAGRPVLAECGGLLYLCETLGTADGTVTPMLGLLPGAATMQRRFTSLGMQRLDTPAGPMSGHTFHYSRLQTPLAPSAVAVRPDDGAPGEAVYRHGSIVATYMHAYWPSNPRALADLLLGAWPPASALAAG comes from the coding sequence GTGCTGCGCTGCCCGGCGCTGCTGATCGGCGCGAGCGGCTCCGGCCAGGGCAAGACCTCGATCACCGCGGGGCTGGCGCGGCTGCATCGGCGGCTCGGCCGGCGCGTGCGCGTGTTCAAGACCGGCCCGGACTTCCTCGATCCGATGATCCTCGCGCGCGCCAGCGGCGCCGAGGTGCATTCGCTCGATCTCGGCATGGTCGGCGAGGACGGCTGCCGCGCGCTGCTGGCGCAGGCCGCCGCCGAGGCCGACCTGATCCTGATCGAGGGCGTGATGGGCCTGTTCGACGGCACGCCGAGCAGCGCCGACCTGGCCTGCCGCTTCGGCGTGCCGGTGGCCGCGGTGATCTCGGGGAAATCGGTGGCGCAGACTTTCGGCGCGCTGGCCTTCGGGCTCGCGCGTTTCCGGCCGGGGCTGCCCTTCCATGGCGTGCTGGCCAATCGGGTCGGCTCCGAGCGGCATGCCGCGCTGCTGCGCGCCTCGATGCCCGAGGACATCCGCTGGCTCGGCCATCTGCCGGCCGACCCCGGCATCGCGCTGCCGGAACGGCATCTCGGCCTGCACCAGGCCGCGGACATCGCCGACCTCGACGCGCGGCTCGAACGCGCGGCCGATGCCATGGCGCGGACCTCGCTGGCCGAGTTGCCACCGGAAGTGGCATTCGCGTCGCCCGCGCAGCCAGCGCCCTTGCCGCGCTGGCTGGAGGGCCTGCGAGTGGCGGTGGCGCGCGATGCGGCCTTCTCCTTCCTCTACCCGGCCAACCTGGCGCTGCTCGAAGCACTCGGCGCCAGCCTGGACTTTTTCTCGCCGCTGGCCGACGAGGCCTTGCCCGATTGCGACGCGCTGTACCTGCCGGGCGGTTATCCGGAGCTGCATGCGGCACGGCTCGCCGCCAACCGGCGCAGCGCCGCCGGCATCGCCTCGCATGTCGCCGCCGGGCGGCCGGTGCTGGCCGAGTGCGGCGGCCTGCTCTATCTCTGCGAGACGCTGGGCACGGCGGACGGCACCGTTACGCCGATGCTGGGCCTGTTGCCCGGCGCCGCCACCATGCAGCGCCGCTTCACCTCGCTCGGCATGCAGCGGCTCGACACGCCCGCCGGGCCGATGTCGGGCCATACCTTCCATTATTCGAGGCTGCAGACGCCGCTGGCGCCCTCGGCCGTCGCCGTGCGGCCCGACGACGGCGCGCCGGGCGAGGCGGTCTACCGGCACGGCTCGATCGTCGCGACCTACATGCATGCCTATTGGCCGTCGAATCCGCGGGCGCTGGCCGACCTGCTGCTCGGGGCGTGGCCGCCGGCCAGCGCGCTCGCGGCCGGCTAG
- a CDS encoding cobalamin biosynthesis protein has product MTCIAPDRIAAPRIVVGVGCRAGKSPEAIEAAIAAALARRPGLALADIARVATLDAKAAEPGLVACCARHGWPLVAIAREAIAPDAPPGDGTAPSSAAFARFGVEGVCEPCALAAAPHGRLLVPKTIVDGVTVAIAGPA; this is encoded by the coding sequence ATGACCTGCATCGCTCCGGATCGCATCGCCGCGCCGCGCATCGTCGTCGGGGTGGGCTGCCGCGCCGGCAAGTCGCCCGAGGCGATCGAGGCCGCCATCGCCGCCGCGCTCGCGCGCCGACCCGGCCTCGCGCTGGCCGATATCGCCCGCGTCGCGACGCTCGACGCCAAGGCCGCCGAACCGGGCCTGGTGGCCTGCTGCGCGCGCCATGGCTGGCCGCTGGTGGCGATCGCGCGCGAAGCCATCGCCCCCGATGCGCCGCCGGGGGATGGCACGGCCCCGAGCTCGGCCGCCTTCGCGCGCTTCGGCGTCGAGGGCGTGTGCGAGCCCTGCGCGCTGGCTGCCGCGCCGCACGGCCGGTTGCTGGTGCCGAAGACGATCGTCGACGGCGTGACCGTGGCGATCGCCGGGCCCGCCTGA
- the cobO gene encoding cob(I)yrinic acid a,c-diamide adenosyltransferase, giving the protein MKTDPESHQRMTERRRAGHEKKQAAATVEKGLLIVNTGNGKGKSTAAFGMAVRVLGHGMKLGVVQFIKGALHTAERDLLNTFADCDFVTMGDGYTWNTQDREADIATARKGWDEARRMIESGDYQMVILDELNTVLKYDYLPLDEVLAVLAARPAALHVVVTGRHAPDALVEAADLVTEMRLVKHPYREQGVKAQRGVEF; this is encoded by the coding sequence ATGAAAACCGATCCCGAATCGCATCAGCGCATGACCGAACGCCGCCGCGCCGGCCATGAAAAGAAACAGGCCGCGGCGACCGTCGAGAAGGGCCTGCTGATCGTCAACACCGGCAACGGCAAGGGCAAGAGCACGGCCGCCTTCGGCATGGCGGTGCGCGTGCTCGGCCACGGCATGAAGCTGGGCGTGGTGCAGTTCATCAAGGGTGCGCTGCACACGGCCGAGCGCGACCTGCTCAACACCTTCGCGGACTGCGATTTCGTGACGATGGGCGACGGCTACACCTGGAACACGCAGGATCGCGAGGCCGATATCGCGACCGCGCGCAAGGGCTGGGACGAGGCGCGCCGGATGATCGAGAGCGGCGACTACCAGATGGTGATCCTCGACGAGCTGAACACGGTGCTGAAGTACGACTACCTGCCACTCGACGAGGTGCTGGCCGTGCTGGCCGCGCGCCCGGCGGCGCTGCACGTGGTGGTGACGGGGCGTCATGCGCCCGACGCGCTGGTGGAGGCCGCCGACCTGGTGACCGAGATGCGGCTGGTCAAGCACCCGTATCGCGAGCAGGGCGTAAAGGCCCAGCGCGGCGTGGAGTTCTGA
- a CDS encoding IclR family transcriptional regulator: MPDKPTDVPAIARVHDILEALKTSRRPTSAKDLLALTGMPRSTLYLTLEALERRQWLVKIGDGYAIGVALFEIGSTYLLADFTLDAFRREAAWFVAKHNEAVQMAVLDRAEVVYLAREDPSRAVRLVSDIGSRLPAHCSALGKALLASLDDETVQMIMPARLRALTEHSLTRRADLLAALAEVRERAYAIEREEACTGLACLAVFVGVSSAGKRIAVSTSVPVDRLTPQRETRLLVDLTTLAQRVARGL, from the coding sequence ATGCCCGACAAACCGACCGACGTGCCCGCCATCGCGCGGGTCCACGACATCCTCGAGGCGCTCAAGACGAGCCGCCGCCCGACCTCCGCGAAGGACCTGCTGGCGCTGACCGGCATGCCGCGCAGCACGCTGTACCTGACGCTGGAGGCGCTGGAGCGGCGCCAGTGGCTGGTCAAGATCGGCGACGGCTACGCGATCGGCGTGGCCCTGTTCGAGATCGGCAGCACCTACCTGCTGGCCGACTTCACGCTCGACGCGTTCCGCCGCGAGGCCGCCTGGTTCGTGGCGAAGCACAACGAGGCGGTGCAGATGGCCGTGCTGGATCGCGCCGAGGTGGTCTACCTGGCGCGCGAGGATCCGTCGCGCGCGGTGCGGCTGGTTTCCGACATCGGCTCGCGGCTGCCGGCGCATTGCTCGGCGCTCGGCAAGGCGCTGCTCGCCAGCCTCGACGACGAAACCGTGCAGATGATCATGCCGGCGCGGCTGCGCGCGCTGACCGAGCATTCGCTCACGCGCCGCGCCGACCTGCTGGCCGCGCTGGCCGAGGTGCGCGAACGCGCCTACGCGATCGAGCGCGAGGAGGCCTGCACGGGGCTGGCCTGCCTGGCCGTGTTCGTGGGGGTGTCCTCGGCGGGCAAGCGGATCGCCGTCAGCACCAGCGTGCCGGTCGACCGGCTCACGCCGCAGCGCGAGACGCGGCTGCTGGTCGACCTGACCACGCTCGCGCAGCGCGTGGCACGCGGGCTGTGA
- the cobN gene encoding cobaltochelatase subunit CobN — protein MHLLRTTPGGFVDDTQGVIRIDQRPAEIVILSSADTTLSLLASAVPLLGEGFPSLRLANVSFLRQPASVDFYIDDVLQHASVVVIDHLGGEAYWPYGIEQAVALAERRGQQLAMFSGDLQEDPNLVARSTVDPALCRQWWRYLREGGAWNAQALLRSIAFHALGVGEAPSPPRPLPAAALYHPMHEPAVVEDWHARWTSGAPVVAILFYKAHWQAANTAVFDALIEALEREGLNPLPIAVTSLKDAASREVIARLVASERVALVLNTTAFAAGAIDAPSAVELAGDAPVLQVILSGGNREAWLADPQGLHARDIAMHVALPEVDGRIVTRAVSFKGLAYRCPHTEVDVVRYQPDAERIAFVAELSRRWCRLRTEPNAGKRLALVLANYPTSEGRIGNGVGLDTPASALGILAALGEAGYTLAGALPETGDALIARLTEGVTNDPTSQAIRPAFQSLAMDAYRRRYARLPAAAREAIEARWGEPEQDPTLRHGRFPIAGWRAGQVFVGIQPARTREANDYASYHDAEIVPPHAYLAFYFWLRDAFAIDAIVHVGKHGNLEWLPGKSVALSEACWPDLILGPLPHLYPFIVNDPGEGSQAKRRAQAVIVDHLMPPLTRAENYGPLQDLERQVDEYYDALMVDPRRAKLLRRSILDTIVEHRLHEELSLAEPSGRDDEDALLTRVDAWLCELKEAQIRDGLHVFGRSPEARQRRDTLLALARFPVGDGLGANAGLIAALARDLRLGAGFDPLAADWAAPWQGPRPAELNEVDTTPWRHAGDTRERLELLAQRLVAGLAGEGGRGEGNKGEGEGDRVAEGLAPRHAPDDAADVLALRRLRAEAGRWPATLAVLERVARDLAPRLDACGADELRHLLRGLDGRFVPPGPSGSPSRGRPDVLPTGRNFYSVDTRAVPTQAAWSLGMKSAHQLVERHLQEHGDYPRAVGLSVWGTATMRTGGDDIAQAFALIGVRPKWAHGSHRVTDFEILPIEIFDRPRIDVTLRVSGFFRDAFANLMHLFDAAVQAVAELDEPAHLNPIRERVRRDAAALVERGASAEEARRRAGWRVFGARPGSYGAGLQELIDQRNWQSDADLARAYQSWGGYAYAQGSAGEAAQDAFGARLASIDAVVQNQDNREHDLLDSNDYYQFQGGMAVAVRHLSGRQPALYHGDHSRPDTPRMNTLGEEIARVIRSRVVNPKWIDGVKRHGYKGAAELAATVDYLYGYDATARVVADHQYALVTDAYVNDADTRDFLERHNPHALHGICERLLEAIQRGLWQQPGAYREQLEARLLAVEQHLEGTRR, from the coding sequence ATGCATCTGCTGCGCACCACGCCGGGCGGTTTCGTCGACGACACGCAGGGCGTGATCCGCATCGACCAGCGTCCCGCCGAGATCGTGATCCTCAGCTCGGCGGACACCACGCTGTCCCTGCTCGCCAGCGCGGTGCCGCTGCTCGGCGAGGGTTTCCCGAGCCTGCGGCTGGCCAACGTCAGCTTCCTGCGCCAGCCCGCCTCGGTCGACTTCTATATCGACGACGTGCTGCAGCACGCCAGCGTGGTGGTGATCGACCATCTCGGCGGCGAGGCCTACTGGCCTTACGGGATCGAGCAGGCGGTCGCGCTGGCCGAACGGCGCGGCCAGCAGTTGGCGATGTTTTCCGGCGACCTGCAGGAAGATCCGAACCTGGTCGCCAGGAGCACCGTCGACCCGGCGCTGTGTCGGCAGTGGTGGCGCTACCTGCGCGAGGGCGGCGCCTGGAACGCGCAGGCGCTGTTGCGCAGCATCGCCTTCCATGCGCTCGGCGTCGGCGAGGCGCCGTCGCCGCCGCGTCCGCTGCCGGCCGCCGCGCTCTATCACCCGATGCACGAGCCGGCCGTGGTGGAAGACTGGCACGCGCGCTGGACGAGCGGCGCGCCGGTGGTCGCGATCCTGTTCTACAAGGCGCACTGGCAGGCCGCCAACACGGCCGTGTTCGACGCGCTGATCGAGGCGCTCGAGCGCGAGGGGCTCAACCCGCTGCCGATCGCCGTCACCTCGCTGAAGGACGCCGCGAGCCGCGAGGTGATCGCGCGGCTGGTCGCCTCGGAGCGCGTCGCGCTGGTGCTCAACACCACCGCCTTCGCGGCCGGCGCGATCGACGCGCCCTCGGCCGTCGAGCTGGCCGGCGACGCGCCGGTGCTGCAGGTGATCCTCTCGGGCGGCAACCGCGAGGCCTGGCTCGCCGATCCCCAGGGCCTGCACGCGCGCGACATCGCCATGCACGTGGCGCTGCCCGAGGTGGACGGGCGCATCGTCACGCGCGCGGTCAGCTTCAAGGGGCTGGCCTATCGCTGCCCGCACACCGAGGTCGACGTGGTGCGCTACCAGCCCGACGCGGAGCGCATCGCCTTCGTCGCCGAGCTGAGCCGCCGCTGGTGCCGGCTGCGCACCGAGCCGAACGCGGGCAAGCGGCTCGCGCTGGTGCTGGCCAACTACCCGACCAGCGAGGGACGCATCGGCAACGGCGTGGGGCTCGACACGCCGGCCTCGGCGCTCGGCATCCTGGCCGCGCTGGGCGAAGCCGGCTACACGCTGGCCGGCGCGCTGCCCGAGACGGGCGACGCGCTGATCGCGCGGCTCACCGAGGGCGTGACCAACGACCCGACCTCGCAGGCGATCCGCCCGGCCTTCCAGAGCCTCGCGATGGACGCCTACCGGCGCCGTTACGCGCGGCTGCCGGCGGCCGCGCGCGAGGCGATCGAGGCGCGCTGGGGCGAGCCCGAGCAAGACCCGACGCTGCGCCACGGACGTTTCCCGATCGCCGGCTGGCGCGCGGGGCAGGTGTTCGTCGGGATCCAGCCGGCGCGCACGCGCGAGGCGAACGACTACGCGAGCTATCACGATGCCGAGATCGTGCCGCCGCACGCTTATCTGGCCTTCTACTTCTGGCTGCGCGACGCATTCGCGATCGACGCGATCGTGCACGTCGGCAAGCACGGCAATCTCGAATGGCTGCCGGGCAAGAGCGTGGCGCTGTCCGAGGCCTGCTGGCCCGACCTGATCCTCGGGCCGCTGCCGCATCTGTACCCGTTCATCGTCAACGATCCCGGCGAGGGCAGCCAGGCCAAGCGCCGCGCCCAGGCGGTGATCGTCGACCACCTGATGCCGCCGCTCACGCGCGCCGAGAACTACGGCCCGCTGCAGGACCTGGAGCGGCAGGTCGACGAATACTACGACGCGCTGATGGTCGATCCGCGCCGCGCCAAGCTGCTGCGCCGGAGTATCCTCGACACCATCGTCGAGCACCGGCTGCACGAGGAACTGAGCCTGGCCGAGCCCAGCGGCCGCGACGACGAGGACGCGCTGCTCACGCGCGTCGACGCCTGGCTCTGCGAACTGAAGGAAGCGCAGATCCGCGACGGCCTGCATGTCTTCGGCCGCTCGCCCGAGGCGCGCCAGCGCCGCGACACGCTACTCGCGCTGGCGCGTTTTCCGGTCGGCGACGGGCTCGGCGCGAACGCCGGCCTGATCGCCGCGCTCGCGCGCGATCTCCGGCTCGGCGCCGGCTTCGATCCGCTCGCGGCCGACTGGGCCGCGCCCTGGCAGGGGCCGCGCCCGGCCGAGTTGAACGAGGTCGACACGACGCCGTGGCGGCATGCCGGCGACACCCGCGAGCGGCTCGAACTGCTGGCGCAGCGGCTCGTCGCGGGGCTGGCCGGCGAGGGCGGGAGGGGTGAGGGCAATAAGGGCGAAGGCGAGGGCGACCGTGTAGCCGAAGGCTTGGCCCCCCGGCACGCGCCCGACGACGCGGCCGACGTGCTCGCGCTGCGTCGCCTGCGCGCCGAAGCCGGGCGCTGGCCGGCCACGCTGGCCGTGCTCGAACGCGTCGCGCGCGATCTCGCGCCGCGCCTGGACGCCTGCGGCGCCGACGAGTTGCGCCATCTGCTGCGCGGCCTCGACGGCCGTTTCGTGCCGCCCGGGCCGAGCGGCTCGCCCTCGCGCGGCCGCCCCGACGTGCTGCCGACCGGCCGCAACTTCTACTCGGTCGACACGCGCGCCGTGCCGACCCAGGCGGCTTGGTCGCTCGGCATGAAGTCGGCGCACCAACTGGTCGAGCGGCATCTGCAGGAGCATGGCGACTATCCGCGCGCGGTCGGCCTGTCGGTATGGGGCACGGCCACCATGCGCACCGGCGGCGACGACATCGCCCAGGCCTTCGCGCTGATCGGCGTGCGCCCGAAGTGGGCGCACGGCAGCCACCGCGTGACCGACTTCGAGATCCTGCCGATCGAGATCTTCGATCGCCCGCGCATCGACGTGACGCTGCGCGTCTCGGGCTTCTTCCGCGACGCCTTCGCCAACCTGATGCACCTGTTCGACGCGGCCGTGCAGGCGGTCGCCGAGCTCGACGAGCCGGCCCACCTGAACCCGATCCGCGAGCGCGTGCGGCGCGACGCGGCGGCCCTGGTCGAGCGCGGCGCGAGCGCCGAGGAGGCGCGACGCCGCGCCGGCTGGCGCGTGTTCGGCGCGCGGCCGGGCAGCTACGGCGCCGGCCTGCAGGAGCTGATCGACCAGCGCAACTGGCAGAGCGACGCCGACCTGGCCCGGGCCTACCAGTCCTGGGGCGGCTACGCCTACGCGCAGGGCAGTGCCGGCGAGGCCGCGCAGGACGCCTTCGGCGCGCGGCTGGCGAGCATCGACGCAGTGGTGCAGAACCAGGACAACCGCGAGCACGACCTGCTCGACTCCAACGACTACTACCAGTTCCAGGGCGGCATGGCGGTCGCGGTCCGCCATCTGTCGGGGCGCCAGCCGGCGCTCTACCACGGCGACCACAGCCGCCCCGACACGCCGCGCATGAACACGCTCGGCGAGGAGATCGCGCGCGTGATCCGCTCGCGTGTGGTCAACCCGAAGTGGATCGACGGCGTGAAGCGCCACGGCTACAAGGGCGCGGCCGAGCTGGCCGCCACCGTCGATTATCTCTACGGCTACGACGCCACCGCGCGCGTGGTGGCCGATCATCAATACGCGCTGGTCACTGACGCCTACGTCAACGACGCCGACACGCGCGACTTCCTCGAGCGGCACAACCCGCATGCGCTGCACGGCATCTGCGAGCGCCTGCTCGAAGCGATCCAGCGCGGCCTCTGGCAACAACCCGGCGCCTATCGCGAGCAGCTCGAGGCACGCCTGCTCGCCGTCGAACAGCATCTGGAAGGAACCCGGCGATGA
- the cobW gene encoding cobalamin biosynthesis protein CobW has product MQMRKIPVTVVTGFLGSGKTTLLRHILENASGRRIAVIVNEFGELGIDGEILKGCGIGCEEGAQAAGQLYELANGCLCCTVQEEFYPVMEALVERREQIDHVLIETSGLALPKPLVQAFNWPSIKNSFTCDAVITVVDGPAAAAGQFAEDVQAVDAQRRADPNLDHESPLHELFADQLSSADLVIVNKTDLLDAAQFAAVETTIREEIPAHVKIVRAQRGELDLATLIGLNAASEETIHLRHDHHGSAEDADHHHDEFDSVVVEARVSSREATIAALRALVDAHTIYRVKGFAALPATPMRLVIQGVGGRFDSYFDRRLTEADGATSRFVLIGEDLDAAALQAAFLAALGDAVQAA; this is encoded by the coding sequence ATGCAAATGCGCAAAATCCCCGTGACCGTCGTCACGGGCTTCCTCGGCAGCGGCAAGACCACCTTGCTGCGCCACATCCTCGAAAATGCCTCGGGCCGCCGGATCGCGGTGATCGTCAACGAATTCGGCGAGCTCGGCATCGACGGCGAGATCCTGAAGGGTTGCGGCATCGGCTGCGAGGAAGGCGCGCAAGCGGCCGGCCAGCTCTACGAACTGGCCAACGGCTGCCTGTGCTGCACGGTGCAGGAGGAGTTCTACCCGGTGATGGAGGCGCTGGTGGAGCGCCGCGAGCAGATCGACCACGTGCTGATCGAGACCTCCGGCCTGGCGCTGCCCAAGCCGCTGGTGCAGGCCTTCAACTGGCCGTCGATCAAGAACAGCTTCACCTGCGATGCCGTGATCACGGTGGTCGACGGCCCGGCCGCCGCGGCCGGCCAGTTCGCCGAGGACGTGCAGGCGGTGGACGCGCAGCGCCGCGCCGATCCGAACCTCGACCACGAATCGCCGCTGCACGAACTGTTCGCCGACCAGCTTTCCTCGGCCGACCTGGTGATCGTCAACAAGACCGACCTGCTGGACGCGGCGCAGTTCGCCGCGGTGGAGACGACGATCCGCGAGGAAATCCCGGCGCACGTGAAGATCGTGCGCGCGCAGCGCGGCGAGCTCGACCTGGCCACCCTGATCGGCCTGAACGCGGCCTCCGAGGAAACCATCCACCTGCGTCACGATCATCACGGCTCGGCCGAGGATGCCGACCATCACCACGACGAATTCGATTCGGTGGTGGTCGAGGCGCGCGTGAGCTCGCGCGAGGCGACCATCGCCGCGCTGCGCGCGCTGGTCGATGCGCACACGATCTACCGCGTGAAGGGTTTCGCGGCGCTGCCGGCCACGCCGATGCGGCTGGTGATCCAGGGCGTGGGCGGGCGCTTCGACAGCTACTTCGACCGGCGCCTCACCGAGGCGGACGGCGCCACCAGCCGTTTCGTGCTGATCGGCGAGGACCTCGACGCGGCCGCGCTGCAGGCGGCCTTCCTCGCCGCGCTCGGCGACGCCGTGCAAGCGGCCTGA
- a CDS encoding ATP-binding protein: MNPHDPSGGLPPFPFSALIGQAALQQALLLVAVDPSIGGVLVSGPRGTAKSTAARALAELLPRGRFVTLPLGAADEHVTGTLDLAGALGENAVRFSPGLLARAHLGVLYVDEINLLPDGLVDVLLDAAASGVNTVERDGISHTHAARFALVGTMNPEEGELRPQLLDRFGLMVELENCRDIDERQRIVKARLAFDLDPAGFRAGHAGALAALAERIGRAREALASVQVDDSVHEQVARLCIEAAVDGLRADLVMLRAARALAAFEGAAAVSAAHVERVAADVLRHRRTQASAAAESSSPTSSPTASRQTDQPARGTNPPPRGGDASSIARDEAPAGDGGARDGDWGYLPPVPAGLTAVKGVIPLPSKKR; the protein is encoded by the coding sequence ATGAACCCGCACGACCCGAGCGGCGGCCTGCCGCCGTTTCCGTTTTCCGCGCTGATCGGCCAGGCCGCGCTGCAGCAGGCATTGCTGCTGGTGGCCGTCGATCCCTCGATCGGCGGCGTGCTGGTGAGCGGGCCGCGCGGCACCGCGAAATCGACGGCGGCGCGCGCGCTGGCCGAGCTGCTGCCGCGGGGCCGCTTCGTGACGCTGCCGCTGGGCGCCGCCGACGAGCACGTGACCGGCACGCTGGACCTGGCCGGCGCGCTCGGCGAGAACGCCGTGCGTTTCTCGCCCGGGCTGCTGGCGCGCGCGCATCTGGGTGTGCTCTATGTGGACGAGATCAACCTGCTGCCCGACGGCCTGGTCGACGTGCTGCTCGACGCGGCCGCGAGCGGCGTCAACACGGTCGAGCGCGACGGCATCTCGCACACGCACGCGGCGCGCTTCGCGCTGGTCGGCACCATGAATCCGGAAGAGGGCGAGTTGCGTCCGCAGTTGCTGGATCGCTTCGGCTTGATGGTGGAACTCGAGAACTGTCGCGACATCGATGAGCGGCAGCGCATCGTCAAGGCGCGGCTGGCCTTCGATCTCGATCCGGCGGGCTTTCGCGCCGGGCATGCCGGGGCACTGGCCGCGCTGGCCGAACGGATCGGCCGCGCGCGCGAGGCGCTGGCGAGCGTGCAGGTCGATGACAGCGTGCACGAGCAGGTTGCCCGGCTCTGCATCGAGGCGGCCGTCGACGGGCTGCGCGCCGACCTGGTGATGTTGCGCGCCGCGCGGGCGCTGGCCGCCTTCGAGGGCGCGGCGGCGGTGAGCGCCGCGCATGTCGAACGCGTGGCCGCCGACGTGCTGCGCCATCGCCGCACGCAGGCGTCGGCCGCCGCCGAGTCGTCGTCACCCACGTCGTCGCCAACCGCGTCGCGGCAAACCGATCAGCCGGCTCGCGGCACCAACCCGCCGCCGCGCGGCGGTGATGCCTCGTCGATCGCGCGAGACGAGGCGCCAGCCGGCGACGGCGGCGCGCGGGACGGCGACTGGGGCTACCTGCCGCCCGTACCGGCCGGCCTCACGGCCGTGAAGGGCGTGATCCCGCTGCCCTCAAAAAAACGCTGA
- a CDS encoding vWA domain-containing protein, with the protein MPGTRIAWPATLAAKRGGPLEAAHLRFRPRSGEPRAFHCFVLDCSASMLDGARLALAKGLLVALFDAAARERAEVALIGFGGRGAERRFGPAVPRWWNERWLEPVAGGGGTPLSAGIAMAQSLLARIARRRPGAPRTLWLLSDMRTDEMPSRPAQADEIHLVDFDDAAVRLGRAQRLARRWEASCRRPEDLISRIDRN; encoded by the coding sequence CTGCCCGGCACGCGCATCGCGTGGCCGGCGACGCTGGCCGCCAAGCGCGGCGGCCCGCTCGAGGCCGCGCATCTGCGCTTTCGGCCGCGCTCGGGCGAGCCGCGCGCCTTCCACTGCTTCGTGCTCGACTGTTCGGCCTCGATGCTCGACGGCGCTCGCCTGGCGCTCGCCAAGGGCCTGCTGGTCGCGCTGTTCGACGCGGCGGCGCGCGAGCGTGCCGAGGTGGCGCTGATCGGCTTCGGCGGGCGCGGCGCCGAGCGGCGTTTCGGGCCGGCGGTGCCGCGCTGGTGGAACGAGCGCTGGCTCGAACCGGTGGCGGGCGGTGGCGGCACGCCCTTGTCGGCCGGCATCGCGATGGCGCAATCCCTGCTCGCGCGGATCGCGCGGCGCAGGCCCGGCGCGCCACGCACGCTCTGGCTGCTGAGCGACATGCGCACCGACGAGATGCCTTCGCGGCCGGCCCAGGCCGACGAGATCCACCTCGTCGACTTCGACGATGCCGCCGTGCGGCTGGGCAGGGCGCAGCGTCTGGCGCGCCGGTGGGAGGCTTCGTGCCGCCGGCCCGAGGATTTGATTTCCCGGATCGATCGCAACTAA